One genomic segment of Nonomuraea coxensis DSM 45129 includes these proteins:
- a CDS encoding VOC family protein, which translates to MEARLDHLVCWVADPFVSLRFYERVVGLPGVRAEEFREGKAGFPSVRVAPETILDLMAYESARGVDEGTGVRGAAGHPLNHFCLAVDREEFDALQVRLKQNEVEVTGTGTNSFGARGIAPETIYFADPDGNVIEVRYYE; encoded by the coding sequence ATGGAGGCACGCCTGGACCATCTCGTCTGCTGGGTCGCTGACCCGTTCGTCTCGCTGCGCTTCTACGAGCGGGTCGTCGGGTTGCCCGGGGTGCGGGCCGAGGAGTTCCGAGAAGGCAAGGCCGGGTTCCCGAGCGTCCGGGTCGCGCCCGAGACGATCCTCGACCTCATGGCGTACGAGAGCGCCAGAGGCGTGGACGAGGGCACCGGGGTGCGGGGCGCCGCGGGGCATCCGCTCAACCACTTCTGCCTGGCGGTCGATCGCGAGGAATTCGACGCGCTCCAGGTGCGGCTCAAGCAGAACGAGGTCGAGGTCACCGGCACCGGAACGAACTCGTTCGGCGCGCGCGGAATCGCGCCGGAGACGATTTATTTCGCCGATCCCGACGGCAATGTCATCGAGGTCCGATATTACGAGTGA
- the cpt gene encoding chloramphenicol phosphotransferase CPT: MTTQVIVLNGGSSSGKTSIARSLQEVLPDPWLAFSVDTMVEALPPSLRDSDAGLDYAPDGSVVVGPEFKILDGAWTAGIAAMARAGARVVVDDVFIGGPDSQERWRQALAGLGVLWVGVRCDPAVAAEREAARGDRPAGMAASQATTVHQGVSYDVEIDTSLAGPLDCARAIAAHVT, from the coding sequence ATGACCACTCAGGTGATCGTTCTCAACGGCGGCTCCAGCTCGGGCAAGACCTCGATCGCCCGGTCCCTGCAGGAGGTCCTGCCGGACCCGTGGCTCGCCTTCTCGGTCGACACCATGGTCGAGGCGCTGCCGCCCTCCCTGCGGGACTCCGACGCGGGCCTCGACTACGCCCCCGACGGCAGCGTGGTCGTCGGGCCCGAGTTCAAGATCCTCGACGGCGCGTGGACGGCGGGCATCGCGGCGATGGCGCGCGCCGGCGCCCGCGTCGTGGTGGACGACGTGTTCATCGGCGGCCCGGACTCCCAGGAGCGGTGGCGGCAGGCCCTCGCCGGGCTGGGCGTGCTGTGGGTCGGCGTACGCTGCGACCCCGCGGTGGCCGCGGAGCGCGAGGCGGCGCGCGGCGACCGCCCCGCGGGCATGGCCGCGTCCCAGGCGACGACGGTCCACCAGGGCGTGTCGTACGACGTGGAGATCGACACCTCCCTGGCGGGACCGCTCGACTGCGCCCGCGCCATCGCCGCCCACGTCACATGA
- a CDS encoding DUF1707 SHOCT-like domain-containing protein translates to MENRPSPRDPQLSHLRASDSNREQFAAVLGEAMSTGQLSHEEYSERLDKLYQAKTVGELQLLTHDLQIDQRHPVTPNLVSGAPATESSPENVIAVFGGSERKGRWRVRRRTAAFALFGGVRFDMTNAEFEAREVEIRVTAIFGGAEIIVPEGMEVRSEGVGIFGGFDVHGSADVDPSAPVLVVKGLALFGGVTGKPQRPKR, encoded by the coding sequence ATGGAAAACCGCCCCTCGCCCAGGGACCCTCAGCTGTCCCATCTCCGCGCCTCGGACAGCAACAGGGAGCAGTTCGCCGCCGTGCTCGGCGAAGCGATGAGCACCGGCCAGCTGAGCCACGAGGAGTACTCCGAACGCCTGGACAAGCTCTACCAGGCCAAAACCGTGGGAGAACTCCAGCTCCTCACCCACGACCTCCAGATCGACCAGCGCCACCCGGTGACCCCGAACCTCGTCTCAGGCGCGCCTGCCACGGAGTCCTCGCCCGAGAACGTCATCGCCGTCTTCGGCGGCAGCGAGCGCAAGGGCCGCTGGCGCGTCCGGCGCAGGACCGCGGCGTTCGCCCTGTTCGGTGGCGTCCGATTCGACATGACCAACGCCGAGTTCGAGGCGAGGGAGGTCGAGATCAGGGTCACCGCGATCTTCGGCGGGGCCGAGATCATCGTGCCCGAGGGGATGGAGGTGCGCAGCGAGGGCGTCGGGATCTTCGGCGGCTTCGACGTACACGGCAGCGCGGACGTCGATCCGTCGGCGCCGGTGCTCGTGGTGAAGGGCCTGGCGCTGTTCGGCGGGGTGACCGGCAAGCCACAACGGCCCAAGCGCTGA
- a CDS encoding SRPBCC family protein, whose translation MTQNTETAELRMSRVLPATPEEVFDAYTDAEKQKIWFSILDEEPGIVEIEVDLRVGGRQTAVWGPNAETLFRETQTFLVIDRPRRLVTESTGTSPDGMTMTTTIEVTFDEHTDGTLLTVVQAGFPAPELRDFFVREVWAGAFERIETYLRGERRQP comes from the coding sequence ATGACCCAGAACACCGAAACCGCCGAGCTCCGCATGAGCCGCGTCCTGCCCGCGACCCCCGAAGAGGTCTTCGACGCCTACACCGACGCCGAGAAGCAGAAGATCTGGTTCAGCATCCTCGACGAGGAGCCCGGCATCGTGGAGATCGAGGTGGACCTGCGCGTCGGAGGCCGGCAGACCGCCGTGTGGGGGCCGAACGCCGAAACCCTGTTCCGCGAGACGCAGACCTTCCTGGTCATCGACCGCCCGCGCCGCCTGGTCACCGAGTCCACCGGCACCAGCCCCGACGGCATGACCATGACGACCACGATCGAGGTCACCTTCGACGAGCACACCGACGGGACCCTCCTCACCGTGGTGCAGGCCGGATTCCCGGCGCCCGAGCTGCGCGACTTCTTCGTACGGGAGGTCTGGGCCGGCGCGTTCGAGCGGATCGAGACGTACCTGCGCGGCGAGCGGCGGCAGCCGTGA
- a CDS encoding ADP-ribosyltransferase, whose translation MPDWAKPYVGFAVGTDWPEGDEDGCFRIADACALTAQAILNEETSQFFTRPGDDWDGDALKEYVERVQYVSDPTLKELIEQLVSAALYYNNLGIQVQYTKRMIEVSVWFMIVQIGWLLAAATGPWGAMSLASIGARVQLTRLAIAQLARRLLINIGLFAGLMAGMDVAVQASQSRRDHLDWEQVLKSGGTGALLGTFLTGFTGLLPARSLLGLMYRSGYASLSTDLTMQLASGQFNSERLFKSFTSGLVGGADAHWASWSPFAPGRPGTGSTAHADRTTFSGSKPRTVRDQPPGPFRILDNPGRSGDGYVDGGLWGRYGAAGVLIRSTDQLEPRYLLMRQSQNVSNAGKWQLPGGALESLERPVNGAARELSEELGVDQSYLDKLQLKGEHTVEVGGNGWKYTNLAADGPTFTPKLDTFEASAARWFTLPEIARMANGDQLHPALAKALPDILDLYHDAPATPPPKDHYVATGTERRLKPPVDFSTYSGLSTEGPRPSLEQTIRRTESGLYYSAPAAHIPRDAPFGARLVDTSFGETVWQPVLRDMTEAEREAARHYSASGYREMNGYLRRGDDIFHRYAPNEIEGSRRRITRQIELLSDVLRRQPVPETIDVFRAVDLTKDLFTVPIQELPGTVQRDPGFFSTNLGKHVVFGRNVELHLRVPPGTPAFYLNPISSLNENELLLGAGVSWFAEDVRRVNGTWHVYGWVLPEDPGP comes from the coding sequence GTGCCTGACTGGGCGAAGCCGTACGTCGGCTTCGCCGTCGGCACCGACTGGCCGGAAGGCGACGAGGACGGCTGCTTCCGGATCGCAGACGCCTGCGCGCTCACCGCCCAGGCCATCCTGAACGAGGAGACCTCCCAGTTCTTCACCCGGCCGGGGGACGACTGGGACGGCGACGCGCTCAAGGAGTACGTCGAGCGGGTCCAGTACGTGTCCGACCCGACGCTCAAGGAGCTCATCGAGCAGCTCGTCTCGGCCGCGCTCTACTACAACAACCTCGGCATCCAGGTCCAGTACACGAAACGGATGATCGAGGTCTCCGTCTGGTTCATGATCGTCCAGATCGGCTGGCTGCTGGCGGCCGCGACGGGACCCTGGGGAGCGATGTCGCTCGCCTCGATCGGAGCCCGCGTCCAGCTCACCCGGCTGGCCATCGCCCAGCTCGCCAGGCGATTACTCATCAACATCGGCCTGTTCGCCGGCCTGATGGCCGGTATGGACGTGGCGGTGCAGGCGTCCCAGTCGCGGCGCGACCACCTCGACTGGGAGCAGGTCCTGAAGTCGGGCGGCACGGGAGCCCTTCTGGGCACGTTCCTGACGGGTTTCACCGGGCTCCTGCCCGCTCGGTCGCTGCTGGGCCTGATGTACAGGTCGGGTTACGCCAGCTTGAGCACGGACCTGACCATGCAGCTCGCGAGCGGGCAGTTCAACTCGGAGAGGCTCTTCAAGAGCTTCACCTCGGGCCTGGTGGGCGGCGCCGACGCCCACTGGGCGAGCTGGAGCCCGTTCGCGCCCGGCCGGCCCGGCACGGGCTCGACCGCGCACGCCGACCGCACCACGTTCTCCGGCTCCAAGCCCCGCACCGTGCGCGATCAGCCGCCCGGCCCGTTCCGCATCCTCGACAATCCCGGCAGGTCGGGCGACGGTTACGTGGACGGCGGCCTCTGGGGCAGGTACGGCGCCGCGGGCGTCCTCATCCGCAGCACCGACCAGCTGGAGCCGCGCTACCTGCTCATGCGGCAGAGCCAGAACGTCTCCAACGCCGGCAAGTGGCAGCTGCCCGGCGGCGCCCTGGAAAGCCTCGAAAGGCCGGTGAACGGCGCCGCCCGCGAGCTCAGCGAGGAGCTGGGCGTCGACCAGAGCTACCTCGACAAGCTCCAGCTCAAGGGCGAGCACACCGTGGAGGTCGGAGGGAACGGCTGGAAGTACACCAACCTGGCCGCCGACGGGCCGACGTTCACGCCGAAGCTCGACACCTTCGAGGCCAGCGCCGCCCGGTGGTTCACCCTGCCGGAGATCGCCCGGATGGCGAACGGCGATCAGTTGCACCCCGCCCTGGCCAAGGCCCTGCCGGACATCCTGGACCTGTACCACGACGCGCCCGCCACCCCACCGCCCAAGGACCACTACGTGGCGACGGGGACGGAACGCCGGCTCAAGCCGCCCGTGGACTTCTCCACCTACTCGGGGCTGTCCACCGAAGGGCCGAGGCCGTCGCTGGAGCAGACCATCCGCCGCACCGAGTCCGGCCTCTACTACAGCGCGCCGGCCGCGCACATCCCCCGGGACGCGCCCTTCGGCGCCCGCCTCGTCGACACGTCGTTCGGGGAGACGGTCTGGCAGCCCGTGCTCAGGGACATGACGGAGGCAGAGCGGGAGGCGGCCCGCCACTACTCCGCCAGCGGATACCGGGAGATGAACGGCTACCTGCGCAGAGGTGACGACATCTTCCACCGCTACGCGCCGAACGAGATCGAGGGGAGCAGGCGACGGATCACACGGCAGATCGAGCTGCTCAGCGACGTCCTGCGCCGCCAGCCCGTCCCGGAGACGATCGACGTGTTCCGGGCGGTGGATCTCACGAAGGACCTGTTCACGGTGCCCATCCAGGAGCTTCCCGGAACCGTGCAACGCGACCCGGGCTTCTTCTCGACGAACCTCGGCAAGCACGTGGTGTTCGGGCGGAACGTCGAACTGCACCTGCGCGTGCCGCCCGGCACCCCGGCCTTCTACCTGAATCCCATCAGCTCGCTGAACGAGAACGAGCTCCTGCTGGGCGCCGGCGTATCGTGGTTCGCCGAGGACGTGCGACGGGTGAACGGCACGTGGCACGTCTACGGCTGGGTGCTGCCTGAGGACCCCGGGCCCTGA
- a CDS encoding DUF6069 family protein, translating to MTRGPGSAESRTNAPRTAPDRPPPAPAARGHAIPAVTVAATVAVTVAAALILNLAIYGLGRAAGGDFLFTAAGRPAEVDALTVAGFTVLPLLVGMTMVAALARVWRWVVPAALVIAPALALGTVPLMTLPADLDTTSKLALALCHVALVPVTVTGLLRLRRPRPERPTPSPSTGQP from the coding sequence GTGACACGGGGACCGGGCAGCGCGGAGAGCCGCACGAACGCCCCCAGGACCGCCCCCGACCGGCCACCGCCCGCCCCTGCCGCACGCGGCCACGCCATCCCCGCCGTCACCGTGGCCGCCACCGTGGCCGTCACCGTGGCCGCCGCCCTGATCCTCAACCTCGCCATCTACGGCCTCGGACGCGCCGCCGGCGGCGACTTCCTGTTCACCGCCGCCGGCCGGCCCGCCGAGGTCGACGCGCTCACCGTCGCAGGCTTCACCGTCCTGCCGCTGCTGGTGGGGATGACGATGGTGGCGGCACTCGCCCGCGTCTGGCGATGGGTGGTGCCCGCAGCGCTGGTCATCGCCCCGGCGCTCGCCCTCGGAACCGTCCCCCTCATGACCCTTCCCGCCGATCTCGACACCACCAGCAAGCTCGCGCTGGCGCTGTGCCATGTCGCGCTCGTACCGGTGACCGTCACCGGCCTGCTGAGACTCCGCCGGCCCCGCCCCGAACGACCCACCCCCAGCCCATCCACCGGGCAACCCTGA
- a CDS encoding NADPH-dependent F420 reductase: MTTIALIGSGHIGGTVARLAVAAGYDVVLSNSRGPETLRDLVGELGPKARAATAAEAAAAGDLVVVSVPLKAYREVPVEPLAGKTVLDTNNYYPERDGRFPELDDDSATSSELLQRHLPESRVVKVFNNIFFRHLAALARPAGAADRSALPIAGDDAAAKEEAAAFLDAIGYDVVDAGPLAEGRRFQPGTPVYGDPYAGGAANFWESPGVPAPAEAVRSGLAAAGR, translated from the coding sequence ATGACGACTATCGCTCTCATCGGCAGCGGACACATCGGCGGCACCGTCGCCCGGCTCGCCGTCGCGGCCGGTTACGACGTGGTGCTCAGCAATTCGCGAGGTCCCGAGACGTTGCGGGACCTCGTCGGGGAGCTCGGCCCGAAGGCGCGGGCGGCCACGGCGGCGGAGGCCGCGGCGGCCGGCGACCTGGTGGTGGTGAGCGTCCCGCTGAAGGCGTACCGCGAGGTGCCGGTGGAGCCGCTCGCCGGCAAGACCGTACTCGACACCAACAACTACTACCCGGAGCGCGACGGGCGGTTCCCCGAGCTCGACGACGACTCGGCCACGTCGAGCGAGCTGCTCCAGCGGCACCTGCCGGAGTCGCGGGTGGTCAAGGTCTTCAACAACATCTTCTTCCGGCACCTCGCGGCGCTGGCCAGGCCCGCCGGCGCCGCCGACCGCAGCGCCCTGCCCATCGCGGGTGACGACGCGGCGGCCAAGGAGGAGGCGGCCGCGTTCCTCGACGCGATCGGCTACGACGTGGTGGACGCGGGGCCCCTGGCGGAAGGCCGGCGGTTCCAGCCGGGCACGCCCGTCTACGGCGACCCGTACGCGGGTGGCGCCGCGAACTTCTGGGAGTCGCCGGGTGTGCCGGCCCCCGCCGAGGCCGTCAGGTCCGGGCTGGCCGCCGCCGGCCGCTGA
- a CDS encoding helix-turn-helix domain-containing protein has product MFLRSRRARTTPQDLGLEPGPRRKVEGLRREEVAALAGLSTDYYQRLEQGRNARPSDAVLNAIADVLALDEVERRHLTRLAQLARGPRPPAGRTADRVPRNARLLLAAIDLPAFVATRHLDLLAWNDLAAALLGDPGERPPDRRNVLLTLFDEEFHTSATSPLNGTPTRSSRPRDR; this is encoded by the coding sequence ATGTTCCTCCGTTCCCGGCGCGCGAGGACCACGCCGCAGGACCTCGGGCTGGAACCCGGCCCGAGGCGGAAGGTCGAGGGGCTGCGACGCGAAGAGGTCGCGGCCCTGGCCGGGCTGAGCACCGACTACTACCAGCGCCTGGAACAGGGCAGGAACGCACGCCCCTCCGACGCCGTGCTGAACGCCATCGCCGACGTGCTCGCCCTGGACGAGGTGGAACGACGCCACCTGACGAGGCTGGCGCAACTGGCCCGGGGACCACGGCCGCCGGCCGGCCGCACGGCGGACCGGGTGCCGAGGAACGCGAGGCTGCTGCTGGCGGCGATCGACCTGCCGGCGTTCGTGGCCACCCGGCACCTCGACCTGCTCGCCTGGAACGACCTGGCCGCGGCGCTGCTCGGCGATCCCGGCGAGCGGCCCCCGGACCGGCGCAACGTGCTCCTCACGCTGTTCGACGAGGAGTTCCACACGTCGGCGACATCGCCGTTGAATGGGACGCCTACCCGCTCCAGCCGCCCCCGGGACCGCTGA
- a CDS encoding GNAT family N-acetyltransferase, with amino-acid sequence MAELRTDRLILRRWRASDLEPWAAMNADPEVREHLGDLLTREQSDASVARFQAEFDQRGYGWWAVEVEATGEFVGFAGLDDVDEHMPFTGVEIGWRLARSAWGRGYATEAALAVLAHGFDALELPEILAVTTATNLRSQAVMRRIGMTRDPADDFDDPTEPEGPLRPNVLYRIVRGARS; translated from the coding sequence ATGGCTGAACTGCGTACCGATCGCCTCATCCTGCGCCGATGGCGTGCATCCGACCTTGAACCGTGGGCGGCGATGAACGCCGATCCCGAGGTCCGGGAGCACTTGGGCGACCTGCTGACCCGCGAGCAGAGCGACGCCTCCGTGGCGCGGTTCCAGGCCGAGTTCGACCAGCGAGGCTACGGGTGGTGGGCGGTCGAGGTGGAGGCCACGGGCGAGTTCGTCGGCTTCGCGGGCTTGGATGACGTGGACGAGCACATGCCGTTCACCGGAGTGGAGATCGGGTGGCGGCTCGCCCGCTCGGCCTGGGGCCGGGGCTATGCCACCGAGGCCGCGCTGGCCGTCCTGGCCCACGGATTCGACGCTCTTGAGCTTCCCGAGATCCTCGCCGTCACGACGGCCACCAACCTTCGTTCCCAGGCGGTGATGCGCCGGATCGGCATGACCCGGGACCCGGCCGACGACTTCGACGACCCCACCGAGCCCGAAGGGCCGCTGCGTCCTAACGTGCTGTATCGCATCGTCCGTGGTGCGAGGAGCTGA
- a CDS encoding YbaB/EbfC family nucleoid-associated protein, whose translation MNEEFRLNIEALAKEYNRQAAQLREAYGKLSELAVTAESRDRMVSVTVGPRGQVQNIRLDPRVYRKLSPSELARAIMEQIGAATGRVAGQTKELMAPFMPEGIPLEDVFGEGASIESFLPQPVKPPQEGEKKRG comes from the coding sequence TTGAACGAGGAGTTCCGGCTGAACATCGAGGCGCTGGCCAAGGAGTACAACCGGCAGGCCGCCCAACTGCGTGAGGCGTACGGGAAGCTGTCCGAGCTGGCCGTGACCGCCGAGTCCCGCGACCGGATGGTGAGCGTGACCGTGGGGCCCCGTGGCCAGGTCCAGAACATCAGGCTCGACCCCCGGGTGTACCGCAAGCTGTCGCCCTCGGAGCTCGCCAGGGCCATCATGGAGCAGATCGGCGCGGCCACCGGCCGGGTGGCCGGCCAGACCAAGGAGCTCATGGCGCCGTTCATGCCGGAGGGCATCCCTCTGGAGGACGTCTTCGGCGAGGGGGCGAGCATCGAGTCCTTCCTGCCCCAGCCGGTCAAGCCGCCGCAGGAAGGGGAGAAGAAGCGTGGGTAG
- a CDS encoding MmcQ/YjbR family DNA-binding protein — protein MLDELPGVKLSHGGDWIGIKVRDKGFGYLWEKTETVGLKATIEEQLAMVAERPEVFEAQFTAGRFGWVVVHLDRIDADELFELVAEAWCLTAPRPMVAEFEATHPIGQRVQSG, from the coding sequence ATGCTGGACGAGCTGCCGGGGGTCAAGCTGAGCCACGGCGGCGACTGGATCGGCATCAAGGTGCGTGACAAGGGCTTCGGCTACCTCTGGGAGAAGACCGAGACCGTCGGGCTCAAGGCCACCATCGAGGAGCAGCTCGCGATGGTGGCCGAGCGGCCCGAGGTGTTCGAGGCGCAGTTCACCGCGGGGCGCTTCGGCTGGGTGGTCGTGCACCTCGACCGCATCGACGCCGACGAACTGTTCGAGCTCGTGGCCGAGGCGTGGTGCCTGACGGCGCCGCGGCCGATGGTGGCGGAGTTCGAGGCGACCCACCCCATCGGACAACGGGTGCAGTCCGGGTAA
- a CDS encoding DMT family transporter yields the protein MRNGPVAVVAAAVLWGTAGTAGLLVSADSVALAAARLVVGGAALALMAGSGIRRVLSPGLLLGAVAVAAYQLCFFAAVARTGVAIGTVVAIGSGPVFTGLLSWLLHRRRPSRRWAAATAAAICGCAALIVGGGVQAAGSTSGQVVSGVLFALLGGLLYAFYAVTAARAIGAGGESNAVMGAMFGGAALIMLPVLVVNGGVGWEPRGLVAVLYLGLGTTALSYFLYGRGLRTTPVATAATLALAEPAVAALLGVAVLGERLAPVSVAGLVLLALSLAAVAVPEKAARPEVRVPAEAGASGVPERR from the coding sequence ATGAGGAACGGACCTGTCGCCGTGGTCGCCGCCGCCGTGCTCTGGGGGACGGCCGGCACCGCGGGCCTGCTCGTCTCCGCCGACAGCGTGGCGCTCGCCGCCGCCCGGCTCGTCGTCGGCGGCGCGGCCCTGGCGCTGATGGCCGGGTCCGGCATCCGGCGGGTGCTGAGCCCGGGGCTGCTGCTCGGGGCCGTGGCGGTGGCGGCGTACCAGCTCTGCTTCTTCGCCGCCGTGGCGCGGACGGGCGTCGCGATCGGCACCGTGGTGGCGATCGGCAGCGGGCCCGTCTTCACCGGGCTGCTGTCCTGGCTGCTGCACCGGCGGCGGCCGAGCCGCCGCTGGGCGGCGGCCACGGCCGCGGCGATCTGCGGCTGCGCGGCGCTCATCGTCGGCGGCGGCGTCCAGGCGGCCGGATCGACGTCGGGACAGGTGGTGTCCGGGGTGCTGTTCGCGCTGCTCGGCGGCCTGCTCTACGCCTTCTACGCGGTCACGGCGGCCCGCGCCATCGGCGCCGGCGGCGAGTCGAACGCCGTCATGGGCGCCATGTTCGGCGGCGCGGCGCTGATCATGCTGCCGGTGCTCGTCGTCAACGGCGGCGTCGGCTGGGAGCCGCGGGGCCTGGTCGCGGTGCTCTACCTGGGCCTGGGGACGACGGCGCTGTCCTACTTCCTGTACGGGCGGGGGCTGCGCACCACGCCGGTGGCCACGGCGGCCACGCTCGCGCTGGCCGAGCCGGCCGTGGCCGCGCTGCTGGGGGTCGCGGTGCTCGGCGAGCGCCTGGCGCCGGTGTCGGTCGCCGGGCTGGTGCTGCTCGCGCTCAGCCTGGCCGCGGTGGCGGTCCCCGAGAAGGCGGCGCGGCCGGAGGTCCGCGTACCGGCGGAGGCGGGCGCCTCGGGCGTGCCGGAACGGCGTTAG
- a CDS encoding ArsR/SmtB family transcription factor, with amino-acid sequence MVQQEVLDRTFAALADATRRQILIRLGQGPASIGELAEPFDMSLTGMKKHVHVLENAGLVTTEKVGRSRQCRLGAERLEDAMSWIRFYQRLWERRLDGLDAYFTLRKEDDR; translated from the coding sequence ATGGTTCAGCAAGAGGTCCTTGACCGGACGTTCGCCGCCCTGGCGGACGCGACGCGACGACAGATCCTCATCCGCCTCGGCCAGGGTCCCGCCTCGATCGGCGAGCTGGCCGAACCGTTCGACATGTCGCTGACCGGCATGAAGAAGCACGTGCACGTCCTGGAGAACGCCGGGCTGGTCACCACGGAGAAGGTCGGACGATCACGGCAGTGCCGCCTGGGCGCCGAACGACTGGAGGACGCCATGTCCTGGATCAGGTTCTACCAACGGCTCTGGGAACGCCGGCTCGACGGCCTCGACGCCTACTTCACCCTCAGGAAGGAAGACGACCGATGA
- a CDS encoding type II toxin-antitoxin system RelE family toxin — MSDVVFTAPAVDDLRRIGPDAVPKVLKKILLLLENPEAGYPLSGELTGFRKLVVGRNTWRVVYRITEDKSVEICEVWAVGERADAEVYAEATARVREAGADRPEIVQLGQVIERLGTLADHIRVEKAPPREPVPDWLADRLIHTVGMAREDVAALDLQEAVDLWAEYRSKPR; from the coding sequence GTGTCCGACGTCGTCTTCACTGCGCCAGCGGTTGATGACCTCCGGCGCATCGGCCCAGATGCGGTGCCCAAGGTACTCAAGAAGATCCTTCTCCTGCTGGAGAATCCCGAGGCCGGCTACCCGCTCAGCGGGGAACTGACCGGTTTCCGGAAGCTTGTGGTCGGTCGCAACACCTGGCGTGTTGTCTACCGCATCACCGAGGACAAGTCGGTGGAGATCTGTGAAGTGTGGGCCGTCGGTGAGCGAGCCGACGCGGAAGTCTACGCTGAGGCGACGGCGAGGGTTCGCGAGGCGGGGGCCGACCGTCCGGAGATTGTCCAACTCGGCCAGGTGATCGAGCGTCTTGGCACGCTTGCCGATCACATTCGGGTGGAGAAAGCGCCCCCTAGAGAACCGGTTCCAGATTGGCTCGCGGACCGGCTGATCCACACAGTGGGGATGGCTCGCGAGGATGTTGCCGCTCTTGATCTCCAAGAGGCCGTCGATCTGTGGGCTGAGTACCGGTCGAAGCCCCGTTAG
- a CDS encoding GNAT family N-acetyltransferase, with product MAISLSDQASGRTVRLRAWRESDAPLVLRAFRVPDLAEQSSLPVVTPQDALGWIASWDGAGHAFAVTVGDDGPVVGNVALTGSPGLEGAWVSYWVLPEVRRLGIAAAATDRLARWAFERLGIHRLRLAHRTDNPASCRVAAKAGFRPEGVERRDGYDVEFHARHG from the coding sequence GTGGCTATTTCGCTCTCCGATCAGGCATCCGGCCGCACCGTACGGCTGCGGGCGTGGCGGGAGAGCGACGCGCCGCTCGTGCTGCGCGCCTTCCGGGTCCCCGACCTGGCGGAGCAGAGCTCGCTGCCGGTGGTCACCCCGCAGGACGCGCTCGGCTGGATCGCGTCCTGGGACGGCGCCGGGCACGCCTTCGCCGTGACGGTCGGCGACGACGGGCCCGTCGTCGGCAACGTCGCGCTGACCGGCTCGCCCGGGCTTGAGGGCGCGTGGGTGTCCTACTGGGTGCTGCCCGAGGTGAGGCGGCTCGGGATCGCGGCGGCGGCCACCGACCGGCTGGCGCGGTGGGCGTTCGAGCGGCTCGGGATCCACCGGCTCAGGCTCGCGCACCGCACGGACAACCCGGCCTCCTGCCGGGTCGCGGCCAAGGCCGGTTTCCGCCCCGAGGGCGTCGAACGGCGGGACGGTTACGACGTGGAGTTCCACGCCCGGCACGGCTGA
- a CDS encoding glyoxalase superfamily protein, whose product MSTQSSTYAIQPILCTADLERSRSFYVEVFGAEEHMRVPGDDGPFSVELRMGGAGLGLVAYGPGAEAPPGRVVVAVFVDDVDALLPLVEKAGGRVRGPADDMPWGQRVAHVTDPDGNLINLTQRL is encoded by the coding sequence ATGAGCACTCAGTCGAGCACGTACGCCATCCAGCCGATCCTCTGCACCGCCGACCTGGAGCGGTCGCGGTCCTTCTACGTCGAGGTGTTCGGCGCGGAGGAGCACATGCGGGTGCCCGGCGACGACGGGCCGTTCTCCGTGGAGCTCCGGATGGGCGGCGCCGGCCTGGGGCTGGTCGCCTACGGGCCGGGGGCCGAGGCCCCGCCGGGCCGGGTCGTCGTGGCCGTGTTCGTCGACGACGTGGACGCGCTGCTGCCGTTGGTCGAGAAGGCCGGCGGGAGGGTGCGCGGCCCCGCCGACGACATGCCGTGGGGTCAGCGGGTCGCCCACGTCACCGATCCTGACGGCAACCTGATCAACCTGACCCAGCGGCTCTGA